The segment aacaaaatgtattttcagtgacgaaaaaatttgtcactaaaagtccagtttttcgtcactaaggacctttagtgacgaaattagacttttagtgacgaaactcaTTTCGTCACTGTAGCCCCATCACTAAAAGTCCTGGTGACGaaaaatttcatcactaaaagtttgatttgattttaaaaaaaaaaaaaaattagtgacgAAAacgtttcgtcactaaatgttttcctcactAAATGTTTCCCTCTATTGGTGCCCATTTTTTAGATCACAATAGTGacgaaatttatttttcgtcactaaatgttataatttttttcattattagtgacaaaattcatatttcgtcactaaagctgtatttttagtgacgaaaaatatttcctcactaattttcgtcactaaaaatacattttgttggtatatattataaaattagcCTTCTCAATGattgggacttttttttttctttcaaatttgaagaGTCAAGCTGTATGTGCAACGTCTTAAAACTACAGAAAATGTTACAAAATTTGAccagaaaaatatttttgaaatgacTGGAAATCTTTGATTATGCAGGAGAGTGGTGGAAGCAAGATATATTGGCAATTTATGATGAAACTATTTTTACTGGAGGAGCCCCTAATGTTTCTGATGCTTTCACCATCAATGGACAACCTGGTGTTCTTTATCCGTGCTCAAAACCAGGTCAAAGATTCCTAaagttttatatgtatagaatgtttataatcatttattttctacCAAATGCTTCTAAGATTGGCGTTACTAATTAGAATGAAAAGGGTGGAAGATTGAAGAGTACCGGTAAGAAGATAAACACACTGCTAATTGTCCCAActtccaaggaaaaaaaaatgatgtaggAAACGATATTTTTGACAGTATATATCCTAGTCCAAGTGGGGTTAAACATTATAAAATGTACACGGTGATCAGTTTTTATTAAAGCATGGTCTTATCACCAGCAAGCTAGACATGGACCATATAATGGGGTTTGGTTTATTAGTTTTTCAAACAGGCTTATGCTTGCTCTTGATTAACTTTATTTCCTTTTATACATGAATTAATAAGCATAATGACtggaattttgatttttgaaccTCTATCAATTCGTCCTTAGGTCCAAACCTCTTCACCTAAATTATAATTAAGGTTAAGTAAGTGGCttaattaatttcaaagttATAAATCTATAGAATAAAAGATTAAAGTCAAGTTATGTTGGGCCTAATTAAATAACCCAAATGGATTTTTATCTATTTAACCCAAATgttcaaatgggttgggttaagacttattCAAATTAGGTGGGTAATGGATGAATTCAtgaatatggataaaaattgtcaCCCCTATTGTTGGCCTTGGCCTAAAGCACTCCCTAACAAACTCTTAATCATATTTCAATTGCTaatgataaattatcaattgacttaaaaacttaaatggttaggaaaaatatgaatttaattatttaatgattttccaattaatactttttttttggtaaataattttcaaattaatactTATCATCATATATTTCTTATCCATTATTGTTCAAACCCCAGTATGGTTTTTTCttagtaatttttttagcatttaaagGATGGTAGTTGATCACTCAGtaagaaaacaacaaacaaaaatagcACGGATTTGATTTAATATATGTTTGTAATGTGTGAGGGGTTTATTACATTGAGTAGTTTTTTGACTCAATATTAAGGCGTCTtgtctctccccccccccccccccccctccccaatATTAAGGCATCTTAATTAGTATTAGCGCCACTTagttaatttaaatataattaacgtttttatgaaaaatgaataacTTTTTTCAAGGATTAAGGCTCATTGATTTATGAtccatatattttaaattgataaataataaCATTTGATACTTAGACTTATTGAGGAAATTACTTGCAATTGGTAAATGTCATAGTTCAAACAGTAGTAGCAAGACTCAGTGAACTTTAACCCAATCAGATGCAAGTGGCGGTAATACTTAAAGATGGTTAGAAACTTAGAATAATAAAGTCATCGTCTTAGCCctaagaaaggggaaaaaaaatcatccttcTTAGAAGGGCAATAATCAATTGTCAAGTTACTaagtttttttatcaaatgatactttttttttatcaattctttTAGAACTATACAATTTAtcacaatttttgttacaaatgATCGATTGTGAATAGTAAACAATTACTTTTACATATACCTTAATACTAATTCATATATCACTCACAATCACCGTTTTAAAGGAGCAATAAAGATTGTAGTACAAAAGTTGTGTctataaactctcttcttctgttttctctctttaactGAAGTGTTAGTCTACTAATGTGATTCACTACTTGCAGACACATTCAAGCTAAAGGTTGATCATGGAAAGACTTATCTCCTCCGCCTTATCAATGCTGCCGTGATGGATATTCTCTTTTTCGCCATTGCCAAACACAATGTCACTGTTGTGGGAACAGATGGTAGCTACACCAAGCCATTGGAATCAAGTTATGTCACAATATCCCCTAGCCAAACCATCGATATTTTGTTGAAGGCGAACCAGAAATCTGACCACTATTACATGGCTGCTAGAGCATACTCTGCCGCACCTGGTGTTGCTTACGATAACACAACCACCACTGCCATTCTCGAATACAATGGAAACTATACCCCATCTTCATCTCCTTCCTTACCTAATAATCTTCCTTACTTTAATAATACCAATGCCTCAATTAGTTTCACAAGTAGCCTCAGAAGCTTAGCCGATGAAAATCATCCAGTCAATGTCCCAATAAACATAaccaaacatttattttttgtaatctcAGTCAACACGTTCCCATGTCCTAACAATTCATGTGCAGGGCCTAATGGGACACGACTAGCCACTAGTGTCAATAACATAAGCTTTGTGGACCCATCCTTCGATATATTACAAGCTTATTATCGTCATGTCAATGGGGTATTTGGGACTAATTTTCCAGATTTCCcaccatatttatttaatttcacagttgagagactcgcggcttgttctcgcaagtgactcgcggctgcaagccgccagatgcagcacacgtgccaagcatgccaaaaggtgaacaatcatgctagctgaagtactacaggacaaaacaggacaactggccatacggttatctcgcgactgggtcttgtgactcagtcaagtcgcaagACCGagccgtgagccacccctgttttgaaaaacctgacgtttcacattctcctctcaccccagtataaataccctttatacccacaaatgaaagagagcttccagagagaattttgagagagaaaccctagagtaaaacaagattgattcacctacaatctatacattagagtctcttcaaattcctcaactctcttcctctccattgtcaaacccttgagaggctttttaccaaaactttgTTCTCACCAtcttcattactgtgagagggctgtttggtgttctgggaagcagttaggaaggaaccaatctacattggttgatgctatggtctagtagcggaatccgagaagttagaaaagaaaaaggttcggcacaacctcgttggagcaagaagcttggaaggcttaggtgcactgggtagattaggcttggagggtctattgctgtccatgtatcccaactacattttctagtagattgtttaccgcttggagggcagcggagaggttttacgccgagggcttcggtttcctcttcgataacacatcgtgtgttgtctttgtttttgcatcttccttcccttttatctttgccttttattatctgctgtgggttgtgattttaatttggcttagatagtttttccaattctatattatagtttttgttcattttccgcacactagttgtttgacataaagcttgaattggttaatttgtaaattgggggtctaaacgttcaagggtattttttacactatttgaactttcagtttattgtgaaaatattataaaaacatTGTAGACCTAGCATTAATCAACATTATGAGAAGTACCATGTGAAAATTTTAGCATTATGAGAAGtaccatttgaaaattttagcattGCTATTGTCGATCATAATCTGTTTGCTCTTTGGCTACCAAGTACCAGGACATTCCAGGATGACTTGTCTTACCCAACAAGAAAAGGTCTATATGCTACTTtcttagttttgtttttggttttgcattttgttataaaaatattttccttttaatttcaTAGTAAGTAAtattcaaccttttttttataaaataaataagtaatattCAACCTGAGTAGCCAAAATGTGGCTTCAATTAGTTTCACTTCTTTGGTCTAcgttttttttcttatctcttTGAAATTTGTGGTCAAAAACTTTTCGTCTTCTCAGATAGTGTAGCGGATTTTCAACACACATTAGAGTTTGATGATTTATCagtaggaatatatatatatatatatatatatataatatatgtatgtatcAAGATTGCAGCTCACATCAGAAAGACAGAAAAGAGATAaagcagaagaagaaagcaACGAAGAAGAAATAAGTTTTCTGTTTTCTGTATAAACGACATTAGTGTAGTGATGATGTTGTAGTTTTGTATTTCCTGTATATAAAACTACCTGTAGCTTTCATTGTATTTAAGTTGGAGGAAGCTCACACGTGGAATAACAGACTCCTACACGTGTAGTAACAGATTTGTTGGTTGTAACAGATTTGGGATATTTCTCCAGGTCTCTGTTTTAGTATTTAGGCGCAGAGCTTGTACAGATTCATTATTCAATTGAGatcattattttcattctctctctctctcgcataTTATCTTCTCCTTCATAGTTTCTGTATTTTcttatatggtatcagagcttgagCCTTTATCAATGGCGTCAAACACAGAAACTACCTCATCTACTTCTTCACATCGCGAGCTTTCTCCAATGGAAGATCCTCGCAGTCCATTCTTTTTGCATCATGGTGAATCTCCTGGTGCGATCCTCGTTGCTCCACACCTGACTGAGGATAATTACCCAACCTGGTCTAGAGCAATGATAATGGCTTTGGATGCTAAGAGCAAACTTGGCTTTGTAGATGGTTCCATCACTGTTGCAATGGCGATTACACCGCTTGAGAAGCAAGCTTGGTCGAAATGCAACTCGATGATCTCATCTTGGATCTTAAATTCTGTTTCACCTCACATCAAGGCTAGTGTTATTTACAGAGACACAGCTCGTGCAGTGTGGAATGCACTCAAGATCCGTTTTCAACAAGAAAATGGACCAAGAATCTCTCAGCTCCAGAACCAGATTTCTAGTATAATGCAAGGAGATTCTACAGTAACAACATTTTTCACTGATCTTCAAGCTACTTGGGATCAACTGTTGAATCTCAGGCCCTTGCCAAGCTGTTCATGTGGCAAATGCACTTGTGGAGTAAATGATAAGATTACACAGCTTTATCATCAAGACTCAATAATGCAATTTCTCAATGGATTGAGTGATTGTTATTCACAAGTCAAGACTCAAATCCTTATGATGGAGCCTGTTCCATCAATAGATAAGGCCTTTTCATTGGTAATCCAGGAAGAAAGGCAAAGGTTTTCAACCTTTAATGGTACTCCTTCCATTGAATCAGCTGCACTTGCTGTTAAGAACCAAGTCTTCAATCAAGGTTCTTCTTCAAACAACAGCAATGGTAGAAATTTCAAGGGCAATGCTAGCAAAGGAAGACCTGTATGCAGCCAATGTGGAAAGCTTGGACATATTATGGAAAAGTGTTACAAACTTGTTGGATTTCCTCCAGGTTACAAGCAGAATGGACGGATAGCCAAGGCTAATCAGGTTATGGTAGATGATATCCAAGGTCAATCTGAATTTGTGCAGCAGAACAATCCCTTCCCTTTCACTTCAGAGCAGTATCAACAGTTGCTATCTCTACTGAATTCTCATGCATCCACTTCTGGTAATTCCAATGATGCTATAGCCACAGCCAATTCTGCCATTTCAGGTAATCCTTGTGACTCTTTTCATGATTCTGTCTGCCTGAGTATGCAACATTCCATTTTTGCCAATAATCCAGCTAGTAAAACAATCTTTGATAAACAAACTTGGGTCCTTGACACTGGAGCAACATATCACATTGTCCATTCTATCAATTTGTTCACTAAAATTACCAGTTCTATCTCATCTTTTGTCCAATTACCTAATGGTGAAAGAGTTCTTGTCACACACATTGGCACTATTCAAGTGACAGCCAGTCTTATACTTGAGAATGTGTTATGTGTTCCTGCCTTCACTTTCAATCTAATCTCTGTGAGtcaattaacaaaaagtttgtcttgttgtttcattttcttgtccaaTTTGTGTTTTATACAGGACCTTTCTTGTTGGAAAACGATTGGAGTGGGTAAACTTCATAACAACCTCTACTTGCTATCTACAACTCCTTGCAGATCTGATTCTGCAGCTTCTTCCATTTTAGATTCTGTTTTTGGTACTTTTGTCAATAATATTTCTAATGTTCCTGTCATAACCAAGCCATTTCTTTGGCATCTTAGACTAGGACATGCCTCAGATTCTAAGCTTCTTGCTTTACATGATTGTATACCTGATGTAAGCAATGTTCATAGCAataaaacttgtactctttgcCCCATTGCCAAACAGAAACGTTTTCCATTCCCtttctttaatcatttttctgCAAATTCTTTTGATCTTATTCACTGTGATGTATGGGGTCCCTTTGCTAAGTTTACTCATGATGGTTTTAGATATTTCCTTACCATTGTTGATGATGCCACACGATCCACATGGGTGTACCTCATGAAAAACAAATCTGAAACCAGACCCTTGttaatttctttcttcaatatGATATCCACACAGTTTAGCACTAAAATCAAGGCTATTAGGACTGACAATGCTCAGGAATTTACCCTACCAGAGTTTTATGCTAAGCATGGAATTCTGCATCAGCACTCTTGTGTAgccactccacaacaaaattcagTTGTGGAGAGGAAACACCAACACATATTGAGCATTGCAAGGGCCTTAAAGTTCCAGTCCAATGTGCCTCTTACCTTTTGGGGTGAATGTGTCCTAACTGCTGTGCATATTATCAATAGGCTGCCCTCTTCTACCCTTGGCAACAAAACTCCCTTTGAGAAACTTTACAACAAAATCCCTTCCTATGATCATCTAAAGGTGTTTGGATGCCTTTGTTTTGCTTCTACCTTATCTCACAATAGGTCAAAGTTTGATCCTAGATCCTTACCATGTGTTTTTCTGGGCTATCCTTATGGGGTTAAAGGCTTCAAGGTGCTTAATCTTGCCACCAAGAGGATTTTTGTCTCTAGGGATGTCCTATTTCATGAGACTGTCTTTCCATTCATTTCTTCCACATATTCCTCTTCCCCTCATTCCACAATTACCTTACCTCATCTTTTTCCTTCCCCAGATCCTTACCTTGACCCCTTACCTTTTGTTGCCACTCCCATTGTTGATTCCCATACCACATTCACTCCTGTTACAGATTCTACATCTGTTTTGACCCCTCCTACTTCATCCATTCCAAATATAACATCTACCCATTCCCTTGATTCTAATCTTCCTCCTTCTGCAGACTCCATACCTGATCCCATTTCCACTTCCATTCCTCCTTCCATACCTACTTCCCTTCCTGCTTCTATTCCTACATCTATACCTGATTCCATTCCAACATCTGTACCTGATTCCATTCCTGCTTCTGTACCTGATTCCATTCCTGCTTCCATTCCTTCTTTAAGGAAGTCTACAAGAATCAGTAAAGCTCCTGCTtatttgcaaaattataaatgtaGTAATGTTGTTCATGATCAGTTTGCTCACTCCAATTCACTCATCAAGTCTGGTTCCAGGTCCTCTATGTCAGGTTCCAAGTATCCTCTCTCTGATTATCGTGATTCTTCTGGTCTTTCCCCTTCTTATGCCCATTTTTGTTCCCTAATCACTGCTATTTCTGAGCCT is part of the Quercus robur chromosome 9, dhQueRobu3.1, whole genome shotgun sequence genome and harbors:
- the LOC126700052 gene encoding laccase-14-like, whose translation is MWLNLKFLSWLVLIAGAIHCQAYVLHTFVVKETPYTRLCGTKNILTVNGQFPGPTLHVQKGDTIFVDVHNQGNFNITIHWHGVKQPRNSWSDGPEYITQCPIQPGGRFRQKIIFSSKEGTLWWHAHSEWWRATVHGAIIIHPKKGTKYPFPLPHAEVPIIFGEWWKQDILAIYDETIFTGGAPNVSDAFTINGQPGVLYPCSKPDTFKLKVDHGKTYLLRLINAAVMDILFFAIAKHNVTVVGTDGSYTKPLESSYVTISPSQTIDILLKANQKSDHYYMAARAYSAAPGVAYDNTTTTAILEYNGNYTPSSSPSLPNNLPYFNNTNASISFTSSLRSLADENHPVNVPINITKHLFFVISVNTFPCPNNSCAGPNGTRLATSVNNISFVDPSFDILQAYYRHVNGVFGTNFPDFPPYLFNFTVERLAACSRK